In the genome of Microbacterium paraoxydans, the window GACGCGGCCGTGGGGCTTCTCGACACCTTGACGCCGCGGAGTGACCTCCCGCTTCCCCCGCACTGGTACGCCATGATGGGGCCCTTCGCGGTGCACGCCTTCGACCGCTTGGGGGAGCCGACGCTCCGCGACCGGTTCATCGCCGACATGGAGGATGCGCTGGGGGACACGGGAGACGTGCTCGTGCTCCGCGCCATCGCCGCCGTGCGCGACCGCCGTGACGGTATCGCCCGTGGCGCGCTGGCGCCGGTGCTGGAGGGCGCCATCCCCTGTATGCTCCCGGCGTCGATGATCGACGCGTGGCTGGTCGAGGCCGAGCTCGACGTGCACGACGGGGAGCCGGATCGGGCGCAGCTCGCGCTCGCTACCGCGCTCGCCCTCGCGGAGCCGGAGGACCACGTGCGCCGCGTCGCCGAGGCGGGTCCGATCGTGTCGCGGCTGCTCGCGGCCCGGGCGACGGCCGGAGCCCGCACGCACTTCGCGGATCGGGTGCGGGAGCGGCTCGCCGCCGCGGGTGTGCTCGTGGAGGAGGAGCTGACGCAGCGTGAGCGCATCGTGCTGAGCGCCTTGAGCCGCAATGCCACGCTCCGCCAGATCGCCCAGCAGGAGTACATCTCCCCGAACACGGTGAAGACGCATGTGCGCAACATCTACCGCAAGCTCGGGGTCTCGGATCGCGATGGCGTGACAGCGGCCGCCCAGGCCCTCGGTTTGCTCTGAGGGCCTGGGCGGCCGCCGGTCGTCAGTCGCGGGCCATGGCCGCCGCCAGGTGCGCCTCCAGGTCGAGATAGGCGTCGTCGGCGATGTCGAACACGACCTGTGCGATGTGGCCGCCGCGGAAGTCGAACCCGTAGCCGTACAGGGACGACACCGGGTCGGCGCTGTCCCGCCCGATCGTCAGGCCCTCGCCGCAGAGCGAGAAGTGACCGAGGACCGTGCGGATCTGCTTCTCGTCGACCTTCTCTTCGTCGATGTAGAGCCGCGCGGGTCCGACGCCCTCCCGGTACTCGCCCATGCCCTCCTTGACGAACTCGACCCCGATGATGTGCTTCCCGGAGGTCGGGGCGGGTCCCGAGATGCGGTCCTCCGGCGGGATCCCGAGGAAGTTGTAGACGTAGTGCACCTGGCCGTCCTTGACCACCAGGGCGTGTCCGCCGAACCGGGAGCCGTGCGCGAAGATGACGCCCTCGGTCTCCGGAGTGAACTCGACCTCCGCGGCGATCTTGAAGGAGACGCCGTGGGTGTTCGCCGCCGACCGCTCCGGCACCTCGCTGGTGCCCGGGTAGTGGACGAACCGGCCGGACGGCGGCGCGGGCTGATGGAACTCCATCGCGACGAACGTCTCGAAGTCCTTCGGATTGCCGATGACCTGGAGATCGTTCAGCGGGAGCACCGCGTTCGCCTTCGCCTCCTCCATCCAGAGGGCCTTGAGCTCCTCCAGCTTGTCCGGATGCTCGGCGGCGAGGTTGACGGCCTCGGCGCGATCCACGTCCGTGTGGTACAGCTCCCACTCGTCCTCGTCGAAGTGACCCTTGCCGCTGACCGGACCGTGCACCGTGACCGCCTTCCAGCCGTCGTGCCAGATGCCGCGCTGTCCGAACATCTCGTAGTACTGCGTCTCCTTCGCTGTCGGCGCCTCCGGCGCCGCATCGAACGAGTAGGCCATCGAGACGCCGGAGAGCGGCGTCTGCTCGATGCCGTTGTAGACCTCCGGGAACTCGACGCCGCAGGCCTCGAGGATCGTCGGCACGATGTCGGTGGAGTGGTGGTACTGATGACGCACCTCGCCGCGGGCCTTGATGCCGGCGGGCCAGTGGATCACCAGCGGGTCGCAC includes:
- a CDS encoding helix-turn-helix domain-containing protein, whose product is MTRVWRFWAPYEGMQSLEEVQTLQTAARVIDDGGETAIARGLQGMRALLAAEQVADPRDAAVGLLDTLTPRSDLPLPPHWYAMMGPFAVHAFDRLGEPTLRDRFIADMEDALGDTGDVLVLRAIAAVRDRRDGIARGALAPVLEGAIPCMLPASMIDAWLVEAELDVHDGEPDRAQLALATALALAEPEDHVRRVAEAGPIVSRLLAARATAGARTHFADRVRERLAAAGVLVEEELTQRERIVLSALSRNATLRQIAQQEYISPNTVKTHVRNIYRKLGVSDRDGVTAAAQALGLL